In a single window of the Arthrobacter zhangbolii genome:
- a CDS encoding LacI family DNA-binding transcriptional regulator, which yields MAGAVTVRDVARLASVSASTVSRALSASNLVAPHTRDRILAAAAQLGYSVNTSARGLITGRTSNFGLVVPDLENPYFASVTKGVQGRALSEGYAVFVADSDEDVRAEIELVRKLASQVDGLILCSPRMSDEDLGQIARDTTMVLINRRLPQVDSITVDDTEIVRQALGHLYALGHRTVSYAGGPATSWSDSQRRNGIRLALTDLPGLEVVSIGSFPPVFDGGLSAADLAAASGATAVLAYNDLMALGILSRLQARGIRVPEQMSVVGIDDVSAATLVSPALTTVRAPLRKVGTAAVDALIDRILPERRDLPPEALPIHLMIRDSTSVPHRSAVPLTSREDAGLNERSSNAKQ from the coding sequence ATGGCGGGTGCGGTAACTGTCAGGGATGTAGCGAGACTGGCCAGCGTCTCCGCATCAACGGTTTCACGTGCCCTCTCAGCATCGAACCTGGTCGCCCCGCACACCCGCGACCGCATCCTCGCCGCCGCAGCCCAGCTCGGGTACAGCGTGAACACCTCCGCACGCGGCCTGATCACCGGACGCACCAGCAACTTCGGCCTGGTGGTGCCGGATCTGGAAAACCCGTACTTCGCCTCAGTCACCAAGGGTGTGCAGGGCCGGGCCCTCAGCGAGGGCTACGCCGTTTTCGTGGCGGACTCGGACGAGGACGTGCGTGCGGAAATCGAGCTCGTACGGAAACTGGCCTCCCAGGTCGACGGGCTGATTCTCTGCTCTCCGCGCATGTCGGATGAGGATCTCGGGCAGATCGCCCGGGACACCACCATGGTGCTGATCAACCGGCGGCTGCCGCAGGTGGACAGCATCACTGTCGATGACACCGAGATTGTCCGCCAGGCGCTGGGACACCTTTACGCCCTGGGGCACCGTACGGTGTCCTACGCCGGCGGACCGGCGACGTCGTGGTCGGACAGCCAGCGTCGGAACGGCATCCGCCTGGCCCTCACCGATCTGCCGGGGCTTGAGGTGGTCAGCATCGGCTCCTTCCCGCCGGTTTTCGACGGCGGACTCTCCGCAGCTGACCTGGCGGCGGCGTCGGGCGCAACCGCGGTGCTGGCCTACAACGACCTCATGGCACTTGGCATCCTCTCGCGCCTGCAGGCGCGGGGCATACGCGTACCGGAGCAGATGAGCGTGGTGGGCATCGATGACGTCAGCGCCGCCACCCTGGTCTCGCCGGCGCTCACTACCGTCCGCGCTCCCCTGCGCAAGGTCGGAACCGCGGCCGTGGACGCGCTGATCGACCGCATTCTTCCCGAACGCCGGGATCTGCCGCCCGAGGCCCTGCCCATCCACCTGATGATCCGCGATTCAACATCCGTTCCCCACCGTTCAGCAGTGCCCCTCACGTCCCGCGAAGACGCAGGACTCAATGAAAGGTCAAGCAATGCGAAACAGTAA